In one window of Oryza sativa Japonica Group chromosome 9, ASM3414082v1 DNA:
- the LOC107278629 gene encoding zinc finger protein 2, which yields MEVNRGEEEDVNLELTLCYTSASSPEPIGFFLCMYCDRKFYSSQALGGHQNAHKYERSLAKRRREIAAALRAHGAPPPPPAPGGAGAAAAQKAVGVEAQQKHQHAPVVGGFARGGGKSSPPAAEYGDGLDLSLRL from the coding sequence ATGGAGGTGAataggggggaggaggaagacgtgAACCTGGAGCTCACCCTCTGCTACacctcggcctcctcgccggagcccaTCGGCTTCTTCCTCTGCATGTACTGCGACCGCAAGTTCTACAGCTCGCAGGCGCTCGGCGGCCACCAGAACGCGCACAAGTACGAGCGCAGCctcgccaagcgccgccgcgagatcgccgccgcgctgcgcgcccacggcgcgccgccgccgccgcccgcgcccggtGGCGCCGGCGCAGCTGCAGCTCAGAAGGCGGTGGGCGTGGAGGCGCAGCAGAAGCACCAGCACGCTCCCGTGGTCGGCGGcttcgcgcgcggcggcggcaagagctcgccgccggccgccgagtACGGCGACGGGCTGGACTTGTCCCTCAGGCTTTGA